Sequence from the Colletotrichum higginsianum IMI 349063 chromosome 6, whole genome shotgun sequence genome:
GTGTTTTGTGAGATAAGGTTCGTCCAATGTCTGACAGAGGAGCAGGGTATATGGAGCTTCAAATCACTTTTAATTCGAATCACGGACATCAGGATGGGGAAGTGCAGGAGACACAAGCTTTGGAAGAAAGTTTATGTAGCTAGAAGCTACATCGCACGCATTTTAGGTTGAGGGCGCTTCAAGCTCGGAGCTTGAGCACACGTCATGGAGAGGTTGAGTCTGCTGCTGCGGGATCAGACGAGCTATGCGTTGACAGTTGCCAGTCTCGGCATCTAAGTGGAGATGCTGGATGTTTTATTTCATGATTGTCGTCTTGGTGAAGCGTAAAGAATGACGATGCATAGCGCGAATGTCCCCCCACGACTTGCGATTCTTCCAACTGCCGTAAAGAGAGAACCTTTGCAGCTTTACCATAATCCTGCGTTTCTTCTCGCAATATTGAGCTTTCGCACCTGACTCACGCCACAACTTTGATTCCATTCTCAACCTTTACCGCCCCTGCTCCCCCGTCACCACCATGCGCGCCTGGCTCTACGATtccgtctcgggcggccTTGAAACCCACCTGAgcctggtcgacgacgctccccagccgccgtcgctcGGCCCCAACGACATTCTCATCAAGGTCCACGCCATGTCGCCCAACCCGGCCGACTACAAGTTCCCCGAGGGGCTCGGCATGCTCTGGCGGCTGGCCGTCTCGCTGCCCGCCACGCCCGGCAGCGACTTTTCCGGCACCGTTGCCGGCCTGGGCGACATGGTCAAGGAAGTCGGCGAGTTCACCATCGGCCAGCCCGTGTACGGctgcacgccgccgcccacgcgCCACGGCTCGCTCGGCGAGTACGTCGTCGCCACCATGGCCAGCTGCGCGCCCGTGCCGTCCCCGGCGGGCGCGCTCACGCTCGAGAGCGCGGCGTGTCTGGGCGTGGCGGCGCAGACGGCCTACCAAGCCATCAGCCCGCACGTCGCGCCGGGCGACATGGTGTTCatcaacggcggcagcggcggcgtcggcacgTTTGCGATCCAGATCGCGCGCGTGCTGGGGTGCCGCGTGGTGACCAGCTGCTCGGGCCGCAACGCCGAGCTGTGCCGCTCGCTCGGGGCGGACGAGGTGCTGGACTACACCGAGGTGGACGTCAGCAAGGCGCTCAGGGCCAAGGGCCCCGTGTTCAAGCTCGCGCTCGACAACATCGGGCTCGAGCCGGCCGACCTGTACAAGGCCGCGGACGAGTACCTGATGCCGGCGGGCCGGTTCGTGCAGGTGGGCGCGGGGCTGTCGCTGCGGCACATGATGAGCACGGCGGGCCGGGCGCTGCGGCCGGCGGGTCTCGGGGGCGGGAAGCGGAAGTGGCAGTTCATGTCGCTGCAGTCGAAGCATGCGGACCTGGCCAAGCTGGGGAggtgggcggcggaggggcaGATCcgggcggtggtggaggagacGTACAGGTTTGAGGATGCCCCCAAGGCGTatgagaagatgaggacAGGGAGGACAAAGGGTTGTCTGGTGGTGAAGGGGCCGGATGCAAAGTAAATACCTTGGTACATGCACAGTTCGCATTGAAGTGTTGGTTATATGCTGCGTTCACGAAGAGTCGTCTGGTGCTTCTTGCGTTCGAACAGGACCCTTCAGTGTGCATGCTCTTGAGTTGTTTAACGTGTGGATTTCTCCAGAAATGAAAAGGAGCTGGACGACTCAAGTATGACAAGGTCCTCGATAGCATCGCAACCATGAGTTTGGCAGAAGATAGTGTCTATCTGTTTTTACAGAAATCAAAAAAGCCAGCTCACCCGTTTCCCAAATCACAGCTGGGGAAAAGCTCAGGGTTAAGATTTGTATTCTTGCCCAGGTATTTTAGTAAATTCATGGTCAAGAAGTAAACACCaattcttttcttcttctttccaaCTCTTGTAAGTTGTATTTGTACCACACTTTGTGATTTGAAATAATCATGGAGTCCTATGTCATGAATACTCTCATGTACATCAGCTCTTTTGCTGAGACTTTTGACGACCTACTGTACGTAAGCTGGTCAATAATAATAGGAGCCTGATGATATGTGATACGGGTTGCCTTCACATAATGTTCAACGCACTAGGACCCAGAGCCTAGCTGGGAGAGGCAGACCTAACGTTTCATTCGCCGATTTAATATGAACTGCATCTTAGACAAACAGACGATATGAAGGTGTTTCCCAAAAGACATAGCCAGCAAAGATCCTCCTTCACACCCACCTTATTCACACACATGTTGGCTCCTGCAGATGACTGCTCCTCCCGCCGCTACCGCGCGCATCCGCCTTGGGCCCCCCTCTCAACAACGCCCCCTCCACCCCGGGAAACGCGTCGATGTGGTCCTTGCCCATCAGATACTTACCCCTGTCATACCCGCGCGGCCAGATCCCACTCTTGCCCGGCGCGATGATGCCCTTCGGGTCGAGCatctccttgaccttctcgTTCAGCCGCAGCATGGCCCGGTTGTTGAAGTCGTacgacgccgccacctgGTCGTGCAGCCCGATGTGCGTGCGCATCTCGCCCCAGCCGCGCTTCTGCCACTCGTCGATCAGGCGGCGGGCCAGATCCCAGGCGCGGCCGCGCatggcggcgtcctcggagTCGTAGACGATGCACGAGACGTTGTCTGTTTTTTCCATCGGGGTAGGGTCAGTCAGGTTtctgggggggaggagaaaaagggggaaagagggaagaggagaggcGTACGCATGTCCCGGTGGTAGACGGCCAAATGTCCGAAAAAGTCCATCTGGTACTCGGCGAAGAGAGCCTTGGCCAGTTGGAACTGCTCCAGCGCGgagccgccgtcgatgcGGGACACGGGCGTGAAGAGGATGTGGGCGGCGTTGGGCATCCACCTGTTCAATGTTCCACGTTAGCATCCAGTCCCAGTCACACTCCCTAAGAAAAAGCCCGTTCCCAAACAGCAACGTAAGAAGGCCACTCACTGCTTGATCCAGTTCTGTTGATCCATGTTGCACAGCCCCTCCATGTTGGGCGCCCGTCCATGCAGCATGCTCGGCCTCTCGGTCCTGTCGTCCAGGGTATACAGCCTGCTGCCCGCGGGCTTGGTCATCTCCTCGCGGATGACCTGCATGGTGAGCTCGCGGATCTTGGGCGGGCCGTAGACGCAGCCGGTAAAGTTCCACCGGCCGAGCGTGTTGCGCGCGCACATggcgtcgagctcctcctcggtcaGGATGACGTCCTTGGGCGAGTCGGTGAAGGCCGCCCGCGGCGAGTAGAAGCCCGTGTCGAGCGTGATGTAGCGGATCGAGCACGAGTGCGCAAGCACGTGGTGCAGCCGCAGCTTGCCGACGATCTCGACGGCGGCTTGGATGTCCTCGTCGCGTGCGTAGGTCACCATGAAGGGGGTGATGCCGGGGAAGTTGGGCATCAGCTGTGGGAAGGGAGGGTTGACCCCCGTGTTAGCTAGAAATTCCGAATCTCATGTTTGGAAGtgcttttcttctttttcttttcttcttcttctttcttctcaCTTACCCAGAAGCCCATTTTGGTCACGATACCGACGCTGCCCTGGCTGAACAGGCCGTCATTGATAGGTCCGAAGCCGTACGGGAACAGCGTCCAGCACGAATTCGGCGTCTGGTCCTCGGGTGGCACGCCCTAGAGAGTATTTGCGAATCAGCAACGGGGGTGTTCAACCAACACAGTCAGTCAGAtcaaaaggggggagggaaccAATTCTCACCTGGGCCgcttccctcctcccctccggGCTGCTCATCGCTCCCATCCCCGTCCTCACCACGTCTCCATCCGGCATCACCACCTCCATCCCGGAATGCGTGCCCCAGTGGTCACCATACGgcgtcgcgccgccgccacggtCCAGCGCGTTCCCAATCATGCTCCCCCACGGCACCTCGGGCGTGTCCAGCCTGACCTTGTCCAACAGGCCCTTCTCCTTCAGGTGGTTGTGCAGCTGCTGGTAGGTGACGCCGGGCTCGACAACGCACGTAAAGTGCGCCGTGTCGACATCGAGGATGCGGTTCATGTGGGTGCCGAGCCGCATGACCAGGCTGCCGGGCACGCGCGGGGCCGCGCCGCCGTAGGCGAGGTTGCGGCCGGCGGAGACGGGCCACAGCGGGACGTTGAAGGAGGTGCAGAGGGCCAGGACGGCCTTGACATCGGCGACGTGCCGCGGGTGCACGACGGCGCAGCCGAGCAGGAGGGCCTCGTTGTCGGCGGACCGATAGCGGTCGTACTTGAAGCAAGTCTCGCCAAAGTCGTCGTTCTCCAGCGGGGtgtcgccggcgatgatCTCGAGGTTGGAGGCCCCcacgacggagacgacgcgCTGGGCGAAAGCTTGGAAGGAgtcctgctcgacgccgggGGGGAGCAtgcggggaggga
This genomic interval carries:
- a CDS encoding Zinc-binding dehydrogenase, with amino-acid sequence MRAWLYDSVSGGLETHLSLVDDAPQPPSLGPNDILIKVHAMSPNPADYKFPEGLGMLWRLAVSLPATPGSDFSGTVAGLGDMVKEVGEFTIGQPVYGCTPPPTRHGSLGEYVVATMASCAPVPSPAGALTLESAACLGVAAQTAYQAISPHVAPGDMVFINGGSGGVGTFAIQIARVLGCRVVTSCSGRNAELCRSLGADEVLDYTEVDVSKALRAKGPVFKLALDNIGLEPADLYKAADEYLMPAGRFVQVGAGLSLRHMMSTAGRALRPAGLGGGKRKWQFMSLQSKHADLAKLGRWAAEGQIRAVVEETYRFEDAPKAYEKMRTGRTKGCLVVKGPDAK
- a CDS encoding Vanillyl-alcohol oxidase, which encodes MSAPTVVTSDGPPAGPPTKSLPSLLPPRMLPPGVEQDSFQAFAQRVVSVVGASNLEIIAGDTPLENDDFGETCFKYDRYRSADNEALLLGCAVVHPRHVADVKAVLALCTSFNVPLWPVSAGRNLAYGGAAPRVPGSLVMRLGTHMNRILDVDTAHFTCVVEPGVTYQQLHNHLKEKGLLDKVRLDTPEVPWGSMIGNALDRGGGATPYGDHWGTHSGMEVVMPDGDVVRTGMGAMSSPEGRREAAQGVPPEDQTPNSCWTLFPYGFGPINDGLFSQGSVGIVTKMGFWLMPNFPGITPFMVTYARDEDIQAAVEIVGKLRLHHVLAHSCSIRYITLDTGFYSPRAAFTDSPKDVILTEEELDAMCARNTLGRWNFTGCVYGPPKIRELTMQVIREEMTKPAGSRLYTLDDRTERPSMLHGRAPNMEGLCNMDQQNWIKQWMPNAAHILFTPVSRIDGGSALEQFQLAKALFAEYQMDFFGHLAVYHRDMHNVSCIVYDSEDAAMRGRAWDLARRLIDEWQKRGWGEMRTHIGLHDQVAASYDFNNRAMLRLNEKVKEMLDPKGIIAPGKSGIWPRGYDRGKYLMGKDHIDAFPGVEGALLRGGPKADARGSGGRSSHLQEPTCV